The genomic region CAATGAGTTTTCCCCTTTGCAGCCTAATGTTCTGTGTCATCTGTCCCCCGTTTGCCTACCACCCTCTACTCAAGATCTTCTTCTACCTTGGCCCCCAGTTTCCTGCCAATACATGTTAACCAATGTATGTAGCGTTGCTTGCATTCTCAGTTTAACTTCTCGGAGATCTAACCTTAATTATCAGTGATGGCTGAAGTTAGGTCTAGGACCATGACTTGCAATGCAGCGAGGCCAGCGGCAGTGGTACTGAAGTCCAGAGGTAAACAGTTGATTTCTTAAGGAAATAGTACTCAAAGAAATCTGAGAAGGCCCAACATGTTTGTCTAATacaatatttctttcagggcaaTAAGGTCTTCAAGGTTATATATTTAGCAACCAGCATTTACCTTCTCTTTCCCTGTGATGTATGGATCTCTATATGAACTAAAACAACTAATCTTTTTTATATGAAAAGCTGTATAAGGTAATTTCTCTGTGATAATTACCCTCCTTAGCAAAGAATACAAAGAGAGGCAGAATTTTTCATCATCAGACCAAATACAGACTATACTTACAGGCAAGGAATTTAGCTTCTCAAGGCCTAAGTTATGAGTAAAATAAGTAGGATGAGtaataagtatttttcaaaattaaaattttcaaaattaaattcatGCATTTCGACTAAATTGTGAACTTCcacaaatttataaattcagcACTATAACATATTAACTATATGAAATATAACTACATATTtcactcaaaagaaataaataaaagaaaggtcaaCTGAGACCTATGGAATGGtagtttaataaaattattaagcaGAGTTTATTTGGCAAGGTAAACTGCATAGCAATGCATCAGTAATTATAGTGAGTGTTATtctatgtaaaaaagaaaaaggtttagTGTGAAGCAGGGTGTACAAGATTCAAACAACCAAAAAGGCAAACTATATATTTGAAAACACAGCTGTGGCTTATGTTCGGTCATTTCATATCTCGaagagtattatttaaaaaaaagcatacaaaGGGTACATTTAATTATCACGTGACTATTTGGAACTCTCTGATATAATAAGTCCCCTAGCATTATATGTCTGCTAAACAGATTTCCGTCTCTTTCCAAATACATTATTGATCAATTTAGCCATTGATTTCGATCCACtgggtcttctcttttctttgagtTTGAAGTTTGTCAGGATGTCCTTGATAATTCTGGTAAACATCATTTGTACCTCCAGAGACTGGTCTGCTGCAGACAATTCACAGAACTGGCACTGGTTATCCAGAGCCAGCTTCTGTCCTTCTTCCCAGCCAACCTCTCGGACATGACACAGATCTCGCTTGTTACCAACCAAAAGCACGGCGGATCCCACAGCTCTGAAATACAGAACACAACTCTGGCAAgattattttaaccttttttttttttctcattaagcaGGTTTATATCAAAAGGAATTAtggaccaaaagaaaaaaaaattgtgtgtgtgtgtgtgttccttatagtcatatgtatgtgtatgacACATATCCCCATTTACTTACAAAAATTACTTTAGACAGAACGTAGTGTGTGACACAAAAGCAGCAAGACTCTTAAAGCATAGGATCTGCATTGATATAAACCTATTCTTGAATTATGGCTGTTTACTAATAAGGCATGACTGTTACTTTTCCCACTTTCAACTTTCCTATATGTAAAACAATGGCAAAACAGCACTCATTATGCAGAATTCTCATAGAGATCAAATTAAATGATGGATGTAAAAATACCTAGCAGAGTGACAGCCAACAAAAGATGCTTACcaagtattatttttcatttccttatcaGTTGAAAGAGGAAGACTAACTAATGTCTCTTTACTGAAGAGTTACTGTAATTGAACAATTTAGATATAATTTTCCCAGGGAAAATATTACTCAATACACAGTGCTGTTTGTTCTTTGTTAATATCCATTATACTATACTCTAGAGAAAAATGTTATGATCTTATGACCTTGTacgatttttctatttatttaagaaatatgtttttttgttAAGATAATGTCTTCAGCAAATATCAATATATTCTCCTTGGTTGTAGTGACACATTTCTAAAACAGAATTTCATTTGAAGGTTATAGTAAGACAACTGGTCCTCAAATGCCATGGAACTCTGCCAAGTTATCtactttagggggaaaaaatggataaatgcaGTCTGCAACTCTGAAGAGATACCATCTTTATATTCTGCTCAAAGTTGGTTTCATTCACATGATGGTGTGAGTGGTGAGGGGGAAAGCACTGTATGTGTTAGGCTTTTGAGGGTATTACTATCTTTTTCTGTATAGTTCAGAAAATTATTGTAAAGAATTAATCGGGAAGGGTAAGTGAAATATTTTGAAGACTCACAAATATCAGATGcaattttataaaacagtaaCATATTTTGCTATTCTAGTCTATCTACAGATTGAGAACTGGAAATATTCGAAAAATTATTTAGTGTATTAAGAAAATTGCCTGAAAAACATCAAGTATaggtgtttttatgtttttgagtgTTCTTAAGTGATTCTTTTGATTTGAAGGAATAGCAAAAGAAGTTTATTACTATCCTTTACCTAAGTTATGCTGCCTAAATATGAAGCATTTAATGCTTAAAACAATGGAgttcaaataaaaatctgtaatatTAGAGGAAATCAGAGCTGTGAGGTACCAAAATCACATCCTTTTCTCCTACCATGTTTCTATCAGTTTTATAATCAGAATAATTAGGTCTAGAGATTAAAGTGGTTTACCTAAGGTCAATCAGATCTAAACAAGAATGTATGCCCATTGACTCCAGGGAAATACCCTTTATCAATTATTATCTATGGTTTCTTGAGAGTGGGcatttaaaatagatataaaaacacatacatgAATTTTCAGTACTAATACTGTGTTTCTTGATTCCCAGATTAGAATGTTATTTCAGACTCTAAGGGCAAATCTGATCCAGAGCACAAAGGAACGTTTATATCAGCATGTTGaacaaacataaatattttaaatgcaaaaggctaaaacaaaaaataaggaaagctAAATGGGAAATTCGTATGGTTAAACTTATATCTACTAATACAAGAATGGTTTAAGGCACAGTTCTGTCTTCCTTCATAGTTACTCGTGTCAAAACAACTAACAATGGGAAATCATTGACCAGCTCTTTATTTTAGGAggtgaaacagagaaaaatgtattctCATACTTAGAATTTGTAATGGTTTGACTATTCAGTCTATTTTGCTTTGATAGATTGAACAACCCAATCACTAGGAATTGGGTGCCAAATGTAATAAATTTGGATTTATTTAGTATCCTTAACATTTTTgtgggaatgaaaagaaaaggttgGAAGGTGAACTGTCTTGTGTACAGAGGACTATGATTTTGCAGGTGAGTGTCATGTTAACAATAGAATCTGTCTTGTAAAATAGCCATTTACTCAGAGCAAGTAACTGTTTATGTCAGCCAGGATATAAAGTATTCTCATCTTATTCCTTTTACTACATGTGCAACTCCTGTGGAATGGAAGGTGAATTGTTCAGGGCTGTTAAATTTTGTAATTGGAAGGCTGTATTAAACTCTTCCTAATGATGCTTATAGCTATATGATGATTTActcaaaagaaaggagagaggaatgaAGAATATCTTACCTTTTACAGTGACTAGCTTGTGGCTCCCGAATTCTGTAGATCAGTGCTTTTGCAAAAGCAAATGAGGACCTGTCACTGATGTCATACACAATAACAAACCCATCTGCCCAGTGCAGCTCACTTGTGAGGGaaaattttgctttctgtggCTGAAAATAAATCAAGCACATTGAAACTGGTGGGATAGTCCACCTGCATTTTACACTTTAGACAATTAATTAATGGAAAACCATTTCACCTAAAAGAGACTTTAATAAGCCAAAGActgatattttctaaaatgtagttTCTTTGGTCCTCTCTTCCTTATCactctttctttaaattaaaagtgattaaatgtttaaaataaagaggaagtataataaagttttattatctatctcatttgcaacttttctctaagaaaatatctttacttttttgaaaGTTGGATAAGCTCTAATAATTgccctttgaattaatattcacatatttgttttgaaaaaagaaaatattttctatcaatATTAGTAAATggattatttattgatttttggtACTagatttaaatcagaaaaaaaaaaaaaacactgataagGTTTAGCTAAAGACATTTAAGGGATATTTTACATAGCTAAATGAATCTGTCTCCTGGAGCTGTTCTGAAATCTTGAACAGCTGACCATTCCTTCTCTTATTTAGATAAtcctattttaacttttttgtcttTGAATAGACAAAGGAGTTTGTACTAAAAATCTACCTTGCTTATGGTTTATTGGCAGTGGTTAGTTACAAATACAACTTAGTGAAAATATAAACTGAATTGATAAGCCATTAAactattaacttctttttttttaagattttatttatttatttgagagagagagaagagagcacaagcaggggctgctgcagagggagagggagaagcagactccccgccgagcagggaacccgacgcccaggaccctgggatcatgacctgagctgaaggcagatgcttaactgactgagccacccaggagcccctaaaatattaatttctaataGCTATACTGTGACCTCCTAGAAATATAAATGCAACCTAATAttgctattttaaagaaattttactaTAATTTCTGTCATAATTTTAAAGAGAAGCTAGATAATggaatttataatattaaaaataatctcttaaaactttaattaaaattgagaataaatttcagttttaagacTGGCAACTTTATTTTCACTTGCTCTTATCCAATCTTCTTCAAATCatgattgaaaaaataaaataaaagcatattttgttttacttacttGAGAACAGGGGTCGTATATTTCTAGATTCAGTTGCTTCCCTTCCAAATACAAATGCTTGCTATAGATAGATTCTgcaaaatatgcatatattcGTTGCAGTATGGAAATAcgccagaataaaaaaaaaataaactcatatttGGATCACAGTCTTGCAAATTCAACTGGTTATCTTCTAGTAGAATAGTACAGtggctttttttaaatgttagaggtcaaatacatatatttgttatatttgctcatatatatatatgtatgctcatatatagagatatatatttcttataaataaactTCACCACCATACCTATTCAACTATATGCTATTGTGCTTATATACTTATCTTCCATCCTATAACTATGGATGAGTTATCTGTGTTTCTGTGTAAGGCCAATCCAGTCATTAGGAACTAGTTACCATTTAATCTGATCTACTGAAAGACATGACCCCACCAATTCTACCTCTCTCTTCTGAATCATAAATTGTTCCTCTTTACTATATCATTACTAACAGCTGAATTTCTAACAACAATCCTTTAGAACGCCCAACCTCTTCAACTATTGCCCCATTTCTCTGTTGGCTTTTTTAGTAAATATCTAACTCCCCATGTCCAATTTCTCTCCCCCGAGTTCTTTGAATTATTCCAATCAGGCTTTAGCTCCAATTACTTAACTAAAACTGTTCTTATCAAAATTATGGTTTTAGATTCAATGGCTAATTCTATATCTTGATCTTACTTGCCCTAGTAGCATTAATATAGTCGACCACTCCTACCTCCTTAAAATGTTTCCTTCACGTGGCTTTGAAGGCAACATACTCCCctgttttttactttatttcttgttgctctttattaatcttttttatttgtccCATCATGTCTTCTCACTCTCCAAACATGGGTCCAGTTTCTGGATCTCTCCCCTCTATATACTCCCTTGCTAAGCTCATTCAGAGTTTTATAGAACAATTATTGCTAATGAACCCAATTTATATCTGTAGCCTAGAACTCTTCCTTGAACTTCAGATGCAAACAACTCCTGCTATTGCATATCTCCCTTTAGACACCGAATAGACATTTAAACCTGAACATACTTAAAACT from Halichoerus grypus chromosome 6, mHalGry1.hap1.1, whole genome shotgun sequence harbors:
- the RERGL gene encoding ras-related and estrogen-regulated growth inhibitor-like protein isoform X1; translated protein: MNDVKLAVLGGEGTGKSALTVRFLTKRFIGEYASNFESIYSKHLYLEGKQLNLEIYDPCSQPQKAKFSLTSELHWADGFVIVYDISDRSSFAFAKALIYRIREPQASHCKRAVGSAVLLVGNKRDLCHVREVGWEEGQKLALDNQCQFCELSAADQSLEVQMMFTRIIKDILTNFKLKEKRRPSGSKSMAKLINNVFGKRRKSV
- the RERGL gene encoding ras-related and estrogen-regulated growth inhibitor-like protein isoform X2 translates to MNDVKLAVLGGEGTGKSESIYSKHLYLEGKQLNLEIYDPCSQPQKAKFSLTSELHWADGFVIVYDISDRSSFAFAKALIYRIREPQASHCKRAVGSAVLLVGNKRDLCHVREVGWEEGQKLALDNQCQFCELSAADQSLEVQMMFTRIIKDILTNFKLKEKRRPSGSKSMAKLINNVFGKRRKSV